The following proteins are co-located in the Pyrobaculum calidifontis JCM 11548 genome:
- a CDS encoding respiratory chain protein, with protein sequence MPLEPNAVLKYFSLAVAVVFGAAALWVAASAAWAGQFDAPLFSSFLLFSLMALSFYYFERWYERWRREAGVRGH encoded by the coding sequence ATGCCGCTGGAGCCTAACGCCGTTTTAAAGTACTTCTCTCTGGCGGTGGCCGTGGTGTTTGGAGCGGCCGCACTGTGGGTCGCCGCCAGCGCCGCGTGGGCGGGGCAGTTCGACGCGCCGCTGTTCTCTTCCTTCCTCCTCTTCTCGCTCATGGCGCTGTCCTTCTACTACTTTGAGAGGTGGTATGAGCGGTGGCGGCGCGAGGCAGGGGTGCGGGGCCATTGA